In Anaeromicrobium sediminis, one genomic interval encodes:
- a CDS encoding sensor histidine kinase, which produces INNLIDITKIDSGYMKMQFKNYNIVSVVEDITLSVAEYVESKGIKLIFDTDIEEKIIACDAEKLERVMLNLLSNAVKFTEPDGIIKVHIHDEGESILICVKDTGLGIPQDMKEKIFDRFRQVDASLHRKAEGSGIGLSLVKSIVELHKGFITVESEIAKGSTFLLELPATLEDEELHVHGEIAATSQPNVERISIEFSDIYA; this is translated from the coding sequence TCATTAATAATTTAATTGATATTACGAAGATTGATTCGGGTTATATGAAGATGCAATTTAAAAATTATAACATTGTCAGTGTTGTAGAAGATATTACTTTATCTGTAGCTGAATATGTAGAAAGTAAAGGCATTAAGCTTATTTTTGATACAGACATAGAAGAAAAAATCATTGCCTGTGATGCAGAAAAACTTGAACGAGTTATGTTAAACCTACTTTCTAATGCAGTAAAATTCACAGAACCTGATGGAATTATAAAGGTACATATACATGATGAAGGAGAAAGTATACTTATTTGTGTAAAAGATACAGGATTAGGCATACCACAAGATATGAAAGAAAAAATATTTGATAGATTTAGACAAGTGGATGCTTCATTACATCGAAAAGCAGAAGGAAGTGGCATAGGTCTATCTCTTGTAAAATCAATTGTAGAACTACATAAGGGTTTTATCACTGTAGAAAGTGAAATTGCAAAGGGAAGTACATTTCTACTAGAACTACCAGCAACATTAGAAGATGAAGAACTTCACGTACATGGAGAAATTGCAGCAACAAGTCAGCCCAATGTGGAAAGGATCAGCATTGAGTTTTCAGATATATACGCATAG
- a CDS encoding sensor histidine kinase — translation MKKNTNTIKLFFLNYLPEKQLHYKEKIFPLKIVLSYIFIAQLWIMLSDKILVLTINDIVLLNKIQTFKGSFFIIVTSIFLYHLCITLSETKHSVEKEIKRNKVQAQFFANLSHDLKTPLNLIFTSMQMLELHWNGTLENPNKYINIMRQNCYRLIKLINNTTDITKFDSGFSHIKLKDYNIIRVVEDISLSVVEYIEHKGIKIVFDTDIEEKIIACDPEKIERIMLNLLSNAAKFTKEGGVIWVNIYDKVENIHISVKDTGPGIPQEKQKIIFDRFMQINNSHIQEHEGSGIGLSVVKSLVEMHKGKISCISEYGKGSEFIIELPVINISKERDIYEQITNQDQNDFIEKINIEFSDIYINYSNKIKAS, via the coding sequence TGAATTATTTACCTGAAAAACAACTACATTATAAGGAAAAAATATTTCCGTTGAAAATTGTACTTAGTTATATTTTTATAGCTCAATTATGGATAATGCTCTCCGATAAAATTTTAGTATTGACTATCAATGATATAGTTCTTCTGAATAAAATTCAAACTTTTAAAGGAAGTTTTTTTATTATTGTCACATCTATTTTTCTTTATCATCTTTGTATAACTTTATCAGAAACAAAACATTCAGTGGAAAAAGAAATTAAAAGAAATAAGGTTCAAGCACAATTTTTTGCCAATTTATCTCACGACTTAAAAACGCCATTAAACCTGATTTTCACTTCTATGCAAATGTTAGAATTACATTGGAATGGCACACTTGAAAATCCTAATAAATACATAAATATTATGCGTCAGAATTGTTATAGGCTCATAAAATTAATAAATAATACTACTGATATTACAAAATTTGATTCTGGATTTTCTCATATAAAATTAAAAGATTATAATATTATAAGAGTTGTTGAAGATATTTCATTATCTGTTGTTGAATACATAGAACATAAAGGAATTAAAATTGTATTTGATACGGATATAGAAGAAAAGATTATAGCTTGTGACCCTGAGAAAATTGAAAGAATTATGCTAAATCTTCTTTCAAATGCAGCAAAGTTTACAAAAGAAGGTGGAGTAATATGGGTTAATATCTATGATAAAGTAGAAAATATCCACATTTCAGTAAAAGATACAGGTCCAGGAATACCACAAGAAAAGCAAAAAATAATTTTTGACCGATTTATGCAAATAAATAATTCTCATATACAAGAACATGAAGGAAGTGGCATAGGTTTATCTGTAGTAAAATCATTAGTTGAAATGCATAAAGGTAAAATTTCGTGCATTAGTGAGTATGGAAAGGGAAGTGAGTTTATAATAGAACTTCCAGTTATAAATATATCTAAAGAGAGGGATATATACGAACAAATTACCAATCAGGACCAAAATGATTTTATAGAAAAAATTAATATTGAGTTTTCAGACATATATATTAATTATTCCAATAAAATAAAAGCCTCATAG